A window from Henckelia pumila isolate YLH828 unplaced genomic scaffold, ASM3356847v2 CTG_466, whole genome shotgun sequence encodes these proteins:
- the LOC140872490 gene encoding uncharacterized protein has translation MVGRRGSRRAHTTSSRLGPRRGEPPPRNTVGSITLEELGQFITKVVEEAVKKNQEASRDLVNEQEKEQEKVPGKDEMGQRSQVGGTIPPPGMDDQEKEEVWREIRMLRQQLGGKGSTFKKENPFSLAILEEELPASFKKPSVGEYDESKDPEEHMGRFENAALLHQYSDGIKCRFASSKKYQKTYLSLFVMKQQDQETLREFIQRFNGAALEVPTATPDILISAFTQGLKGGEFFKSLVKKPQSSYDDLLARAKKYVNLEDAQKHRRTEQRQGGSNVEGADKGGRKRGMGEREDDRARGKGKFSPYAPLAQNRDKVMKVEEKRKNQGSLQRIDEGPKLPPPMRRSRTPSRGSQEFHSPPRRRRGPPWINQEMEEPRMDIEGQSPSQGFDQRRRMMDDANNPTRSVIRMISGGATDDSGRAREAHRMRMENFEISKELNLPQDPIISFGPKDLRGVAAPHNDTLLVKVTIENYDVARIFVDSGSSVNVLFKGTMDQMKIEGFELGPISTPLYGFTGHAIRPMGQIDLPMYMGMDPKRVTKMVSFTVVDASSSYNGILGRPAMKDFKAIASTYHQKLKFPVGREVGVLRGDQMVARRCYDGVVREGGKRARMKVNMIRSRRSILSMVEKKMQVIEEEESHEEVKLGSCEKKLSS, from the exons ATGGTTGGAAGGAGAGGGAGTAGAAGAGCTCACACCACCTCATCTCGCCTAGGGCCGAGGAGGGGGGAGCCTCCCCCTAGGAATACGGTGGGGAGTATAACCTTGGAAGAGTTGGGTCAGTTTATCACTAAGGTGGTGGAAGAGGCCGTGAAGAAAAATCaagaagcctcacgagacctgGTTAATGAGCAAGAGAAAGAGCAAGAGAAAGTGCCAGGTAAGGATGAAATGGGTCAGCGGAGTCAGGTAGGGGGAACCATACCTCCTCCGGGCATGGATGATCAAGAGAAGGAGGAAGTGTGGAGGGAGATAAGGATGTTGAGACAACAACTTGGAGGTAAAGGTTCAACTTTTAAGAAAGAAAATCCGTTTTCCCTTGCGATTTTGGAGGAAGAACTTCCAGCTAGTTTCAAGAAGCCAAGCGTGGGAGAATATGATGAAAGTAAGGACCCGGAGGAACATATGGGAAGATTCGAGAACGCCGCTTTATTGCATCAATACTCTGATGGTATAAAATGTCGA TTTGCTAGTAGCAAGAAGTACCAAAAGACATACTTGAGTTTGTTTGTGATGAAGCAACAAGACCAAGAAACTTTGAGGGAGTTTATCCAACGCTTTAATGGTGCGGCTTTGGAAGTTCCGACTGCCACTCCTGATATACTGATAAGTGCTTTTACCCAAGGGTTGAAAGGAGGTGAATTCTTCAAGTCTCTGGTTAAGAAACCTCAATCAAGCTACGATGATCTTTTGGCACGAGCGAAGAAGTACGTGAATCTAGAAGATGCTCAAAAACACAGAAGGACCGAGCAAAGGCAAGGAGGTAGTAATGTGGAAGGGGCGGATAAGGGAGGTAGGAAGCGAGGGATGGGAGAAAGAGAAGATGACCGGGCACGAGGTAAAGGGAAATTCTCACCTTATGCTCCCTTGGCTCAAAACCGGGACAAGGTGATGAAGGTGGAGGAGAAAAGAAAGAATCAAGGAAGTTTGCAAAGGATTGACGAAGGCCCTAAGTTGCCTCCACCTATGAGGAGATCAAGAACTCCGTCAAGAGGTAGTCAAGAGTTTCATTCGCCCCCGAGGCGAAGGCGAGGTCCTCCTTGGATAAATCAAGAAATGGAGGAGCCGAGAATGGATATAGAGGGTCAGAGTCCTTCTCAAGGATTTGACCAACGAAGGAGGATGATGGACGATGCTAACAATCCTACGAGAAGTGTGATTCGTATGATTTCAGGAGGTGCCACCGATGATTCTGGGCGAGCACGTGAAGCACATAGGATGAGGATGGAGAACTTTGAGATATCTAAGGAATTGAATTTACCGCAAGATCCCATCATCAGTTTTGGACCCAAAGACCTTCGTGGTGTTGCGGCTCCGCATAATGATACTTTGTTGGTCAAAGTCACAATCGAAAATTATGATGTGGCAAGGATATTTGTTGACAGTGGGAGTTCAGTGAATGTGTTATTCAAAGGGACGATGGATCAAATGAAAATAGAAGGATTTGAATTGGGGCCTATCTCAACACCTTTGTATGGATTCACAGGTCATGCTATTCGACCTATGGGACAAATTGATCTCCCGATGTACATGGGAATGGATCCTAAGAGGGTAACGAAGATGGTGAGCTTCACGGTGGTAGATGCTTCCTCTTCGTACAATGGAATTTTGGGTCGGCCGGCTATGAAGGACTTTAAAGCCATTGCTTCTACATATCATCAAAAGCTCAAATTTCCAGTAGGGAGAGAAGTTGGGGTCTTGCGGGGGGATCAAATGGTGGCACGTCGATGTTATGACGGGGTGGTGAGAGAAGGAGGAAAAAGGGCACGGATGAAGGTTAACATGATAAGGAGTAGAAGAAGTATATTGTCGATGGTTGAGAAAAAAATGCAGGTAATTGAAGAGGAGGAAAGTCATGAAGAAGTAAAATTGGGGTCTTGTGAGAAGAAACTTAGTTCTTGA
- the LOC140872519 gene encoding leucoanthocyanidin reductase-like, which yields MTLPPSSNGGADHSSRVLIVGAAGFIGQFIAEASLNSGHPTFILLRSVPSCPAKAKALKAFEDQGATIINGAINNQDLMEKILKEHKIDIVISAVGGPNILDQLVLIRAIQAVGTIKRFLPSEFGHDVARADPVEPGLSMYNEKRKVRRVVEDAGIPYTYICCNSIASWPYYDNTHPSEVSPPLDHFQIYGDGGMKAYFVAGADIGKFTIKAAGDIRTLKKSLHFRPSCNYLNINELASLWEKKIGRNLPRITVSEDHLLDAAKEKIIPQSVVASFTHDIFFKGCQINYAIDGPDEVEVTNLYPEETFTTMDEWFNGFIIQMNSKKIESKDEEMGNPNPVLPISAMCS from the exons atgaCCTTGCCACCTTCAAGTAACGGTGGAGCTGATCACTCTAGCCGAGTTCTCATCGTCGGAGCCGCCGGTTTCATCGGTCAGTTTATCGCAGAAGCCAGCCTGAATTCCGGCCACCCGACTTTTATTCTCCTCCGTTCGGTACCGAGTTGCCCGGCAAAGGCAAAGGCTCTGAAAGCTTTCGAGGATCAAGGAGCCACCATCATTAAT GGTGCCATAAACAACCAAGACTTGATGGAGAAAATACTTAAAGAGCACAAGATAGATATAGTAATATCAGCAGTGGGTGGCCCTAACATTCTTGATCAATTGGTCCTCATCCGAGCCATCCAAGCCGTTGGGACTATTAAG AGGTTCTTGCCATCTGAGTTCGGGCACGACGTGGCTCGGGCTGACCCGGTGGAGCCGGGTCTGAGCATGTACAACGAAAAACGAAAAGTCCGGCGAGTAGTCGAAGATGCAGGCATACCCTACACCTATATCTGTTGCAACTCAATAGCTTCATGGCCTTACTATGATAACACACACCCCTCCGAGGTCTCACCACCATTGGATCATTTCCAAATCTATGGAGATGGTGGAATGAAAG CTTATTTTGTTGCGGGGGCAGACATTGGGAAGTTCACGATCAAAGCTGCGGGTGACATTCGTACACTGAAGAAATCCCTCCATTTTCGACCTTCCTGCAACTATCTCAATATCAATGAGCTTGCTTCTCTTTGGGAGAAGAAAATTGGTCGGAATCTTCCCAGAATCACCGTCTCCGAAGACCATTTACTCGATGCTGCAAAAG AGAAAATAATACCACAAAGTGTGGTGGCATCTTTCACCCACGATATTTTCTTCAAGGGTTGCCAGATAAACTATGCAATAGATGGGCCAGACGAAGTTGAAGTCACGAATCTTTATCCAGAGGAGACATTCACAACAATGGATGAGTGGTTTAATGGCTTCATTATTCAGATGAACTCCAAGAAAATTGAATCCAAGGATGAAGAAATGGGGAACCCCAATCCAGTCTTACCAATATCAGCCATGTGTTCTTGA
- the LOC140872518 gene encoding uncharacterized protein, with translation MTWRRIFKSLQVVVAHGLLFLFTLFLSLKLHGAVNCTWWLIFSPLWLFHAVVARGRFSLPAPSMPHDRRWAPLHSVMATPLLVAFELLLCIHLERRYAVNLKIVFLPLLALETAILVDNIRMCRSLMPGDDESINDEAIWETLPHFWVAISMIFLIAATAFTLLKLCGDVTGLGWWDLFINYGVAECFAFLICTKWYNPAIHRRSHLTAATSSSTNVRYFNRTNGAMVASEDDNQESRTCSLHDIGGHVMKIPLIGFQVLLFMFLEGTPPGAKYIPIPLLFSPLLLLQGAGLLFAIFRFYEKIILLVHDGGTSRSFRLPPSAYEYMGFLRRGSRLLGWWSIDEGSREEQARLYCAGESGYNTFSPDDVKKMPKADLAKEIWKLQSALAEQTDITNITQNEFERLQNDKILCRVCFDEQINIVLLPCRHHVLCSVCCEKCKKCPICRVYIEERLPVYDV, from the exons ATGACTTGGAGgagaattttcaagtctttaCAAGTAGTCGTGGCTCATGGGTTGCTCTTCttgttcactctttttcttTCTCTCAAGCTTCATGGTGCTGTTAATTGTACTTGGTG GTTGATATTTTCTCCTCTCTGGTTATTTCATGCGGTTGTGGCAAGGGGGAGATTCTCCTTACCTGCCCCATCTATGCCTCATGATCGTCGA TGGGCACCGCTTCATTCTGTCATGGCCACACCTTTGCTCGTCGCTTTCGAACTACTTCTGTGTATACACCTTGAGAGAAGATATG CTGTGAATTTGAAGATTGTATTTCTACCTCTGCTAGCCCTGGAAACTGCGATTTTGGTTGATAACATCAG GATGTGTCGATCCCTTATGCCTGGAGATGACGAAAGTATCAATGATGAGGCAATATGGGAAACTCTACCT CACTTTTGGGTTGCAATATCTATGATCTTCTTAATTGCTGCGACGGCATTTACACTGCTGAAGCTATGTG GTGATGTCACTGGCCTTGGTTGGTGGGATCTATTTATCAATTATGG TGTTGCAGAGTGTTTTGCCTTTCTTATTTGCACCAAGTGGTACAATCCCGCAATTCACAGGCGTTCTCATCTTACAGCAGCCACTTCATCTTCAACGAATGTTAGATATTTTAACCGGACTAACGGTGCCATGGTAGCTTCAGAGGATGATAATCAAGAAAGCAGAACGTGCAGTTTACATGACATTGGTGGACATGTGATGAAAATTCCGCTTATTGGCTTTCAGGTCttgttgttcatgttcttggaG GGAACTCCACCTGGTGCTAAATACATTCCAATTCCATTATTGTTTTCTCCCCTTCTTTTGCTTCAAGGCGCCGGATTGTTGTTTGCCATATTTAGGTTTTATGAGAAAATCATATTATTAGTACATGACGGCGGTACAAGTAGGTCCTTTAGACTACCACCAAGTGCTTATGAGTACATGGGGTTCCTGCGTCGTGGGTCGAG GTTATTGGGCTGGTGGTCAATTGATGAAGGAAGTCGAGAAGAACAAGCTCGGCTATATTGTGCCGGGGAATCCGG GTATAATACATTTTCGCCAGATGATGTGAAGAAAATGCCAAAGGCGGATCTTGCTAAAGAG ATTTGGAAACTCCAATCTGCCCTTGCTGAGCAAACAGACATCACAAATATTACCCAGAACGAGTTCGAAAGGCTTCAAAAT GACAAAATCCTGTGTCGAGTTTGCTTCGATGAACAAATAAATATAGTTCTACTCCCTTGTAGACATCATGTTCTCTGCAG TGTCTGTTGCGAAAAATGCAAGAAATGCCCCATATGTCGTGTATACATCGAAGAGCGTCTACCTGTATATGATGTGTAG
- the LOC140872593 gene encoding transcription factor bHLH30-like isoform X2 has translation MYGNNKKEGNQENISHYITHNITNIDQGFGQIQEPSLIQEMQQQNTSDAAYIGVGGNVGGGSTLTFPEVSQILPWTLPPVHSFNPVFSTRDHDPFLLPPPPPPPLPPTSSSYGGFFNRMASGLQFGYDGPGSDHQMRLISESLCQMVSPNSAPFGLHAELQKMTAQEIMDAKALAASKSHSEAERRRRERINNHLAKLRSLLPSTTKTDKASLLAEVIQQVKELKRQTSLIAETSPVPTETDELIVDNASEEDGKLLIKASICCEDRSDLLPDLIKTLKTLRLKTLKAEITTLGGRVKNVLFITGDDVQEEDPNITDNEDQNQQYSISSIQEALKAVMEKSNGQPPRVAVLPPTSTAIASMNLGRRTLMY, from the exons atgtatGGAAATAACAAGAAAGAAGGGAATCAAGAAAACATTTCACATTATATAACTCATAATATCACTAATATTGATCAGGGTTTCGGCCAAATTCAGGAGCCATCGCTTATTCAAGAAATGCAGCAGCAAAATACTAGTGATGCAGCTTATATTGGAGTCGGAGGTAATGTGGGGGGAGGATCAACTTTGACGTTCCCTGAGGTATCACAAATCCTGCCATGGACACTTCCTCCGGTCCACTCATTTAACCCGGTTTTCTCGACCCGTGATCACGACCCGTTTCTTCTTCCTCCTCCGCCGCCACCGCCACTGCCGCCAACATCGTCGTCCTACGGTGGTTTCTTCAACCGAATGGCATCCGGGTTACAGTTCGGATACGACGGACCGGGTTCGGACCACCAAATGAGGCTCATTTCCGAGTCTTTATGCCAGATGGTAAGCCCCAATTCGGCCCCTTTTGGGCTCCATGCTGAGCTGCAGAAAATGACGGCTCAAGAGATTATGGATGCAAAGGCTCTTGCTGCCTCTAAAAGCCACAGTGAAGCCGAGAGGAGGCGTAGAGAAAGGATCAATAATCATCTTGCTAAGCTCAGGAGCTTACTCCCTAGCACCACTAAA ACAGACAAAGCTTCATTGCTAGCAGAAGTGATCCAACAAGTGAAGGAGCTAAAGCGCCAAACTTCTCTAATAGCGGAAACTAGTCCGGTCCCTACGGAGACCGACGAACTAATAGTGGATAATGCATCAGAAGAAGATGGTAAGCTATTGATCAAAGCTTCCATTTGCTGCGAGGACCGATCCGACCTCTTGCCAGACCTAATCAAGACTCTCAAAACATTAAGGTTGAAAACTCTCAAGGCCGAAATAACCACGCTCGGTGGCCGGGTTAAGAATGTTTTGTTCATCACTGGAGACGACGTACAAGAAGAAGATCCGAATATCACTGATAATGAAGATCAGAATCAGCAATACAGTATAAGCTCAATACAAGAAGCACTCAAAGCAGTGATGGAGAAATCCAATG GGCAGCCGCCACGAGTGGCGGTGCTACCGCCCACATCCACCGCTATTGCCTCCATGAACTTGGGGCGTCGAACTCTGATGTACTGA
- the LOC140872593 gene encoding transcription factor bHLH30-like isoform X1, with product MYGNNKKEGNQENISHYITHNITNIDQGFGQIQEPSLIQEMQQQNTSDAAYIGVGGNVGGGSTLTFPEVSQILPWTLPPVHSFNPVFSTRDHDPFLLPPPPPPPLPPTSSSYGGFFNRMASGLQFGYDGPGSDHQMRLISESLCQMVSPNSAPFGLHAELQKMTAQEIMDAKALAASKSHSEAERRRRERINNHLAKLRSLLPSTTKTDKASLLAEVIQQVKELKRQTSLIAETSPVPTETDELIVDNASEEDGKLLIKASICCEDRSDLLPDLIKTLKTLRLKTLKAEITTLGGRVKNVLFITGDDVQEEDPNITDNEDQNQQYSISSIQEALKAVMEKSNGEESGSASVKRQRTNIRQPPRVAVLPPTSTAIASMNLGRRTLMY from the exons atgtatGGAAATAACAAGAAAGAAGGGAATCAAGAAAACATTTCACATTATATAACTCATAATATCACTAATATTGATCAGGGTTTCGGCCAAATTCAGGAGCCATCGCTTATTCAAGAAATGCAGCAGCAAAATACTAGTGATGCAGCTTATATTGGAGTCGGAGGTAATGTGGGGGGAGGATCAACTTTGACGTTCCCTGAGGTATCACAAATCCTGCCATGGACACTTCCTCCGGTCCACTCATTTAACCCGGTTTTCTCGACCCGTGATCACGACCCGTTTCTTCTTCCTCCTCCGCCGCCACCGCCACTGCCGCCAACATCGTCGTCCTACGGTGGTTTCTTCAACCGAATGGCATCCGGGTTACAGTTCGGATACGACGGACCGGGTTCGGACCACCAAATGAGGCTCATTTCCGAGTCTTTATGCCAGATGGTAAGCCCCAATTCGGCCCCTTTTGGGCTCCATGCTGAGCTGCAGAAAATGACGGCTCAAGAGATTATGGATGCAAAGGCTCTTGCTGCCTCTAAAAGCCACAGTGAAGCCGAGAGGAGGCGTAGAGAAAGGATCAATAATCATCTTGCTAAGCTCAGGAGCTTACTCCCTAGCACCACTAAA ACAGACAAAGCTTCATTGCTAGCAGAAGTGATCCAACAAGTGAAGGAGCTAAAGCGCCAAACTTCTCTAATAGCGGAAACTAGTCCGGTCCCTACGGAGACCGACGAACTAATAGTGGATAATGCATCAGAAGAAGATGGTAAGCTATTGATCAAAGCTTCCATTTGCTGCGAGGACCGATCCGACCTCTTGCCAGACCTAATCAAGACTCTCAAAACATTAAGGTTGAAAACTCTCAAGGCCGAAATAACCACGCTCGGTGGCCGGGTTAAGAATGTTTTGTTCATCACTGGAGACGACGTACAAGAAGAAGATCCGAATATCACTGATAATGAAGATCAGAATCAGCAATACAGTATAAGCTCAATACAAGAAGCACTCAAAGCAGTGATGGAGAAATCCAATGGTGAGGAGTCTGGTTCCGCCAGTGTTAAAAGGCAAAGAACCAATATAA GGCAGCCGCCACGAGTGGCGGTGCTACCGCCCACATCCACCGCTATTGCCTCCATGAACTTGGGGCGTCGAACTCTGATGTACTGA
- the LOC140872593 gene encoding transcription factor bHLH30-like isoform X4 — protein sequence MQQQNTSDAAYIGVGGNVGGGSTLTFPEVSQILPWTLPPVHSFNPVFSTRDHDPFLLPPPPPPPLPPTSSSYGGFFNRMASGLQFGYDGPGSDHQMRLISESLCQMVSPNSAPFGLHAELQKMTAQEIMDAKALAASKSHSEAERRRRERINNHLAKLRSLLPSTTKTDKASLLAEVIQQVKELKRQTSLIAETSPVPTETDELIVDNASEEDGKLLIKASICCEDRSDLLPDLIKTLKTLRLKTLKAEITTLGGRVKNVLFITGDDVQEEDPNITDNEDQNQQYSISSIQEALKAVMEKSNGEESGSASVKRQRTNIRQPPRVAVLPPTSTAIASMNLGRRTLMY from the exons ATGCAGCAGCAAAATACTAGTGATGCAGCTTATATTGGAGTCGGAGGTAATGTGGGGGGAGGATCAACTTTGACGTTCCCTGAGGTATCACAAATCCTGCCATGGACACTTCCTCCGGTCCACTCATTTAACCCGGTTTTCTCGACCCGTGATCACGACCCGTTTCTTCTTCCTCCTCCGCCGCCACCGCCACTGCCGCCAACATCGTCGTCCTACGGTGGTTTCTTCAACCGAATGGCATCCGGGTTACAGTTCGGATACGACGGACCGGGTTCGGACCACCAAATGAGGCTCATTTCCGAGTCTTTATGCCAGATGGTAAGCCCCAATTCGGCCCCTTTTGGGCTCCATGCTGAGCTGCAGAAAATGACGGCTCAAGAGATTATGGATGCAAAGGCTCTTGCTGCCTCTAAAAGCCACAGTGAAGCCGAGAGGAGGCGTAGAGAAAGGATCAATAATCATCTTGCTAAGCTCAGGAGCTTACTCCCTAGCACCACTAAA ACAGACAAAGCTTCATTGCTAGCAGAAGTGATCCAACAAGTGAAGGAGCTAAAGCGCCAAACTTCTCTAATAGCGGAAACTAGTCCGGTCCCTACGGAGACCGACGAACTAATAGTGGATAATGCATCAGAAGAAGATGGTAAGCTATTGATCAAAGCTTCCATTTGCTGCGAGGACCGATCCGACCTCTTGCCAGACCTAATCAAGACTCTCAAAACATTAAGGTTGAAAACTCTCAAGGCCGAAATAACCACGCTCGGTGGCCGGGTTAAGAATGTTTTGTTCATCACTGGAGACGACGTACAAGAAGAAGATCCGAATATCACTGATAATGAAGATCAGAATCAGCAATACAGTATAAGCTCAATACAAGAAGCACTCAAAGCAGTGATGGAGAAATCCAATGGTGAGGAGTCTGGTTCCGCCAGTGTTAAAAGGCAAAGAACCAATATAA GGCAGCCGCCACGAGTGGCGGTGCTACCGCCCACATCCACCGCTATTGCCTCCATGAACTTGGGGCGTCGAACTCTGATGTACTGA
- the LOC140872593 gene encoding transcription factor bHLH30-like isoform X3, which produces MYGNNKKEGNQENISHYITHNITNIDQGFGQIQEPSLIQEMQQQNTSDAAYIGVGGNVGGGSTLTFPEVSQILPWTLPPVHSFNPVFSTRDHDPFLLPPPPPPPLPPTSSSYGGFFNRMASGLQFGYDGPGSDHQMRLISESLCQMVSPNSAPFGLHAELQKMTAQEIMDAKALAASKSHSEAERRRRERINNHLAKLRSLLPSTTKTDKASLLAEVIQQVKELKRQTSLIAETSPVPTETDELIVDNASEEDGKLLIKASICCEDRSDLLPDLIKTLKTLRLKTLKAEITTLGGRVKNVLFITGDDVQEEDPNITDNEDQNQQYSISSIQEALKAVMEKSNGEESGSASVKRQRTNIKIW; this is translated from the exons atgtatGGAAATAACAAGAAAGAAGGGAATCAAGAAAACATTTCACATTATATAACTCATAATATCACTAATATTGATCAGGGTTTCGGCCAAATTCAGGAGCCATCGCTTATTCAAGAAATGCAGCAGCAAAATACTAGTGATGCAGCTTATATTGGAGTCGGAGGTAATGTGGGGGGAGGATCAACTTTGACGTTCCCTGAGGTATCACAAATCCTGCCATGGACACTTCCTCCGGTCCACTCATTTAACCCGGTTTTCTCGACCCGTGATCACGACCCGTTTCTTCTTCCTCCTCCGCCGCCACCGCCACTGCCGCCAACATCGTCGTCCTACGGTGGTTTCTTCAACCGAATGGCATCCGGGTTACAGTTCGGATACGACGGACCGGGTTCGGACCACCAAATGAGGCTCATTTCCGAGTCTTTATGCCAGATGGTAAGCCCCAATTCGGCCCCTTTTGGGCTCCATGCTGAGCTGCAGAAAATGACGGCTCAAGAGATTATGGATGCAAAGGCTCTTGCTGCCTCTAAAAGCCACAGTGAAGCCGAGAGGAGGCGTAGAGAAAGGATCAATAATCATCTTGCTAAGCTCAGGAGCTTACTCCCTAGCACCACTAAA ACAGACAAAGCTTCATTGCTAGCAGAAGTGATCCAACAAGTGAAGGAGCTAAAGCGCCAAACTTCTCTAATAGCGGAAACTAGTCCGGTCCCTACGGAGACCGACGAACTAATAGTGGATAATGCATCAGAAGAAGATGGTAAGCTATTGATCAAAGCTTCCATTTGCTGCGAGGACCGATCCGACCTCTTGCCAGACCTAATCAAGACTCTCAAAACATTAAGGTTGAAAACTCTCAAGGCCGAAATAACCACGCTCGGTGGCCGGGTTAAGAATGTTTTGTTCATCACTGGAGACGACGTACAAGAAGAAGATCCGAATATCACTGATAATGAAGATCAGAATCAGCAATACAGTATAAGCTCAATACAAGAAGCACTCAAAGCAGTGATGGAGAAATCCAATGGTGAGGAGTCTGGTTCCGCCAGTGTTAAAAGGCAAAGAACCAATATAA AAATTTGGTGA